A single window of Natronocella acetinitrilica DNA harbors:
- the ptsP gene encoding phosphoenolpyruvate--protein phosphotransferase, with protein sequence MLQTLHSIVQDVNAARGLDQALNIIVRRVADSTNVDVCSIYLVDPDSQEYVLMATKGLNPDAVGRVRLRFDEGLVGLVGERKEPLNLENAEAHPRFRYFPETGEERFHSFLGAPIIHFRRLLGVLVVQQAARRRFGEEEVAFIVTMAAQLAGAIAHGEATGGVNPVLSGTKVSRRAFKGVPGAPGIALGRVMVAYSPADLFAVPDREIEDVEREVQLFDKALQVVREEVRELADRLADTVPPDEHSLFDVYLRMLESESLVDGTIQRIRSGNWASGALRDSIAEHVSVFDEMEDPYLRERAEDIRDIGRRILMRLQVDSGDDRSVPEGTILVGEEISASQLAEIPTDRLAGVVTARGSGNSHVAILARALNIPAVMGVAELPVGRLEGKELIVDGYAGRIHIEPGREIRREYKRLLREDAALSEDLMELKGLPAETPCGYRVGLYANTGLMSDITSSLSSGCDGIGLHRTEFPFMVRERFPGEDEQTVVYRQVLEPFSPRKVVLRTLDVGGDKPLPYFPVREENPFLGWRGIRLTLDHPEIFLTQLRAMLRANNDCGNLQVLLPMISRLSEVDEACALLTRARRELEEEGIQTIEPEIGVMIEVPSAAFQIRALADRVDFFSIGTNDLTQYLLAVDRNNARVADLYDELHPAVVRVVDNVVREARTVNRPVTICGAMAGDPAAAILLLGMGVQGLSMSVSSLLRVKWVIRSFSLEQARELTNRALTMDHPADIRLMLNEALEEAGLGGLVRAGR encoded by the coding sequence ATGCTTCAGACGCTTCACAGCATCGTGCAGGACGTCAATGCCGCCCGGGGGCTGGACCAGGCGTTGAACATCATTGTCCGCCGCGTCGCCGACAGCACCAATGTAGACGTCTGCTCCATCTACCTGGTTGATCCCGACTCCCAGGAATACGTGCTCATGGCCACCAAGGGGCTGAACCCCGACGCAGTTGGCCGAGTTCGCCTGCGTTTCGACGAGGGTCTTGTGGGCCTGGTCGGGGAACGCAAGGAGCCCTTGAACCTGGAGAACGCGGAGGCGCATCCCCGCTTCAGGTATTTCCCCGAAACCGGCGAAGAGCGTTTCCACTCCTTTCTTGGCGCGCCGATCATCCACTTCCGGCGACTGCTCGGCGTGCTGGTGGTGCAGCAGGCCGCACGGCGGCGTTTCGGCGAAGAAGAAGTGGCTTTCATTGTCACCATGGCAGCGCAACTAGCCGGCGCCATCGCCCACGGCGAGGCCACTGGCGGCGTCAATCCCGTGCTCAGCGGCACCAAGGTCTCGCGACGCGCCTTCAAGGGCGTGCCGGGTGCTCCGGGTATCGCCCTTGGCCGGGTCATGGTGGCCTATTCGCCCGCCGACCTGTTCGCCGTACCTGATCGTGAGATCGAGGATGTGGAGCGGGAGGTCCAGCTCTTCGACAAGGCGCTGCAGGTGGTTCGCGAAGAGGTGCGGGAACTCGCCGATCGCCTGGCCGACACCGTGCCGCCGGACGAACACAGCCTCTTTGACGTCTATCTGCGCATGCTCGAGAGCGAAAGCCTGGTAGACGGCACGATCCAGCGGATCCGCTCCGGTAACTGGGCCTCCGGTGCCCTGCGCGACAGCATCGCCGAGCACGTCAGTGTCTTCGACGAAATGGAAGATCCCTACCTGCGCGAGCGCGCCGAGGACATCCGCGACATCGGCCGGCGTATCCTCATGCGCCTGCAGGTGGACAGTGGTGACGATCGCTCCGTGCCAGAGGGCACGATTCTGGTGGGTGAAGAGATCAGCGCCTCGCAACTGGCAGAGATACCCACCGATCGGCTTGCCGGGGTGGTCACCGCCCGTGGCTCCGGCAACTCTCACGTCGCCATCCTGGCCCGTGCGCTGAACATTCCCGCCGTGATGGGCGTTGCGGAATTGCCGGTGGGGCGGCTTGAGGGCAAGGAGCTCATCGTCGATGGCTACGCCGGTCGCATCCACATCGAGCCGGGGCGCGAGATTCGTCGCGAATACAAGCGCCTCCTGCGGGAAGATGCGGCGCTGTCAGAAGACCTCATGGAACTCAAGGGCTTGCCGGCGGAGACGCCCTGCGGCTATCGCGTCGGCTTGTATGCCAACACCGGGCTGATGTCCGACATCACCTCGTCGCTGTCCAGCGGCTGTGACGGGATCGGGCTGCACCGCACCGAGTTTCCATTCATGGTGCGGGAGCGCTTCCCCGGCGAAGACGAGCAGACGGTGGTTTATCGGCAGGTGCTCGAACCCTTCAGCCCGCGCAAGGTGGTCCTGCGGACGCTGGACGTGGGTGGCGACAAGCCGCTGCCGTACTTTCCCGTTCGTGAAGAGAATCCGTTTCTTGGCTGGCGCGGCATCCGCCTGACCCTGGATCATCCGGAGATCTTTCTCACCCAACTGCGCGCCATGCTCAGGGCCAATAACGACTGCGGCAATCTGCAGGTGCTATTGCCCATGATCAGTCGTCTGTCCGAGGTCGACGAAGCCTGCGCGTTGTTGACGCGTGCCCGTCGGGAGCTCGAGGAAGAGGGCATACAGACCATCGAGCCGGAAATCGGCGTGATGATCGAAGTCCCTTCCGCGGCTTTCCAGATCCGGGCGCTGGCCGATCGGGTCGATTTCTTTTCCATCGGCACCAACGACCTCACCCAGTACCTGCTGGCGGTGGATCGCAACAACGCACGGGTTGCAGACCTGTACGACGAACTTCATCCGGCGGTGGTCCGGGTGGTGGACAACGTGGTGCGGGAGGCACGGACGGTGAATCGGCCGGTAACCATCTGTGGCGCCATGGCCGGCGATCCGGCGGCTGCCATCCTGCTGCTGGGCATGGGGGTGCAGGGGCTCAGCATGAGCGTCTCCAGCCTGCTGCGTGTGAAATGGGTGATTCGAAGCTTCAGCCTTGAGCAGGCCCGTGAACTCACCAACCGGGCCCTGACCATGGATCACCCGGCAGACATCCGCCTGATGCTGAACGAAGCGCTGGAGGAAGCGGGGCTGGGCGGCCTGGTTCGCGCCGGTCGCTGA
- a CDS encoding TRAP transporter small permease subunit — MLRWTLRLEWGLRRLTGFAGLLACIAMVLMVSLVFGNVLGRYLFSIGATWAQELEWYLMAVTAMLGIAYAMRFDDHVRVDIFSYRFSRVGKLWLNLLTAIVVALPCALLIVYYGWPFAETSYLRNERSPNSGGLPWRFIPKGLIVVGFVFVAIEALRQTLACGRRLVFHYARGA; from the coding sequence ATGCTGCGCTGGACGCTACGCCTTGAGTGGGGCCTGCGGCGCTTGACCGGTTTCGCGGGCCTGCTTGCCTGCATCGCCATGGTCCTGATGGTCTCGCTGGTCTTCGGCAATGTGCTCGGTCGCTATCTCTTCAGTATTGGCGCCACCTGGGCCCAGGAACTGGAGTGGTACCTGATGGCGGTAACCGCGATGTTGGGCATCGCCTACGCCATGCGTTTCGATGACCACGTGCGCGTGGACATCTTTTCCTACCGCTTCAGCCGGGTGGGCAAGCTGTGGCTGAATCTGCTCACCGCCATCGTCGTCGCCTTGCCCTGCGCTCTGCTGATCGTCTACTACGGCTGGCCTTTTGCTGAGACGTCCTACCTGCGCAACGAACGCTCCCCGAACTCCGGCGGGCTGCCCTGGCGCTTCATTCCCAAGGGCCTGATTGTGGTTGGTTTCGTCTTCGTCGCCATCGAGGCCCTGCGGCAGACGCTGGCCTGTGGTCGGCGTCTCGTCTTCCACTACGCGCGAGGTGCCTGA
- a CDS encoding gamma-glutamyltransferase family protein: MKANTQPLRAAVVAPHHLAAEAGAGVLGEGGNALEAMVAAAASIAVVYPHMNSIGGDGFWLIQEPGRPPLGIDASGVAAALATPAWYRERGETGRIPHRGGLAANTVAGTIAGWSEALDHSRWRWGGTMPLSRLLAPAIAHAGSGITVTRSQAETLSGKQDELVGRPEFDETFLIDGRLPEAGDHYVQSHLADVLRRLVNAGLDDFYRGEIATMLAAGLEAAGSPLRLSDLQNYRAHCVRPLVLDTAVGALQNMPPPTQGLASILILGLYQQISAAHPHKPETLEYLHALVESTKLAFRVRDRVVTDPSRLPEDPMDILQAERVAAMAREFDPQQAAPWPPSRGAGDTVWLGAVDAQGRSVSFIQSTYHEFGSGIVAPGSGVVWQNRGCSFDLDETALNALGPGRRPFHTLNPAIAQLGDGRTVVYGTMGGEGQPQTQAAIFTRAILHGYTPEQAVAAPRWLLGRTWGSGTDSLKIEDDMPAEVIDGMRRLGHLVDVVPACNSMMGHAGMLILDADGGIIGASDPRCDGAVAGVN, encoded by the coding sequence ATGAAAGCCAATACCCAACCACTGCGCGCGGCAGTGGTCGCACCCCATCACCTGGCGGCGGAAGCCGGCGCCGGTGTGCTGGGGGAGGGCGGCAACGCGCTGGAGGCCATGGTTGCCGCTGCGGCCAGTATTGCCGTGGTCTATCCCCACATGAACAGCATCGGCGGCGATGGCTTCTGGTTGATCCAGGAGCCAGGTCGCCCGCCGCTCGGTATCGACGCCAGTGGCGTCGCCGCGGCACTGGCAACGCCGGCCTGGTATCGTGAGCGTGGCGAGACCGGGCGTATTCCCCATCGTGGCGGACTGGCCGCCAATACGGTTGCCGGCACCATTGCCGGGTGGAGCGAGGCGCTGGATCACTCGCGCTGGCGCTGGGGTGGCACCATGCCGCTATCGCGCCTGCTGGCACCTGCCATTGCCCATGCCGGCAGCGGAATAACCGTGACCCGCTCCCAGGCAGAGACCCTGTCCGGCAAGCAGGATGAGCTGGTCGGTCGCCCCGAGTTCGATGAGACCTTCCTCATTGATGGTCGTTTGCCAGAGGCGGGTGATCACTACGTTCAGTCTCATCTGGCAGATGTGTTGCGCCGTCTCGTCAACGCAGGCCTCGATGACTTCTACCGCGGCGAGATCGCGACGATGCTCGCCGCGGGCCTGGAGGCGGCGGGCAGCCCGCTGCGCCTGTCCGATCTGCAGAATTACCGGGCACACTGTGTCCGTCCGCTGGTGCTCGATACCGCGGTGGGCGCACTGCAGAACATGCCACCGCCCACCCAGGGCCTGGCCTCGATACTGATTCTCGGTCTGTATCAGCAAATCAGCGCCGCGCATCCCCACAAGCCGGAGACGCTGGAGTATCTGCATGCCTTGGTGGAGTCCACCAAGCTTGCCTTCCGGGTGCGGGACCGTGTCGTCACCGATCCGTCACGCCTGCCGGAAGATCCCATGGACATTCTGCAGGCGGAGCGCGTTGCGGCCATGGCCCGGGAGTTCGATCCGCAGCAGGCAGCGCCGTGGCCACCGTCCCGTGGTGCCGGTGATACCGTCTGGCTTGGCGCCGTGGATGCCCAGGGGCGGTCCGTCAGCTTCATCCAGAGCACCTACCATGAATTCGGCTCCGGGATCGTTGCCCCGGGTTCCGGGGTGGTCTGGCAGAATCGTGGTTGCAGCTTCGATCTCGACGAGACCGCGCTCAACGCCCTCGGTCCGGGGCGGCGCCCCTTCCACACGCTGAATCCCGCAATTGCTCAACTGGGTGATGGCCGGACTGTGGTCTACGGCACCATGGGCGGCGAGGGGCAGCCGCAGACCCAGGCGGCCATCTTTACCCGGGCCATCCTGCACGGTTACACGCCCGAACAGGCGGTGGCAGCACCGCGCTGGCTGCTTGGTCGGACCTGGGGCAGCGGTACCGATTCCCTGAAGATCGAGGACGACATGCCCGCCGAGGTCATCGACGGAATGCGCCGGCTTGGTCATCTCGTGGATGTGGTACCCGCATGCAACAGCATGATGGGTCATGCCGGCATGCTGATTCTCGACGCCGATGGCGGTATCATCGGCGCCTCGGATCCGCGCTGCGACGGTGCTGTTGCAGGTGTCAACTGA
- a CDS encoding LrgB family protein codes for MTEELTDIWVYLSASPLLWLTMTIVVFQFCVWINQRLGGSAVLHPVLLAMGLLITILLISDTDYDTYFEGAQFIHFMLGPATVALGVPLYEHRKQIMAMAMPLLVAGIAGAAVAAISAVLIGAALGADRLTLLSLAPKSVTSPIAMGVTEKLGGLPSLTAALVLITGATGAMVGPIVIRVLRIRDDAVKGFALGLAAHGFGTAQAFTIGAKAGAFAGLGLGLAGLITAFLLPMVAGLLPL; via the coding sequence ATGACGGAAGAACTCACCGACATCTGGGTCTATCTGTCCGCAAGCCCCCTGCTTTGGCTGACCATGACCATCGTGGTTTTCCAGTTCTGCGTCTGGATCAATCAACGGCTCGGCGGCAGCGCCGTCCTGCATCCAGTGCTGCTGGCCATGGGCCTGCTGATCACCATCCTGCTGATCAGCGATACCGATTACGACACCTATTTCGAAGGCGCGCAGTTCATCCACTTCATGCTCGGCCCGGCGACCGTCGCTCTGGGTGTGCCACTGTATGAGCATCGCAAGCAGATCATGGCCATGGCGATGCCGTTGCTGGTGGCTGGCATCGCCGGGGCCGCCGTGGCCGCCATCAGCGCCGTGCTGATTGGCGCCGCCCTGGGCGCAGACCGGCTGACCCTGCTGTCGCTGGCGCCAAAGTCGGTCACCTCCCCCATCGCCATGGGTGTGACGGAAAAACTCGGTGGCCTGCCGTCCCTGACCGCAGCCCTGGTGCTGATCACCGGTGCCACCGGCGCCATGGTGGGGCCCATTGTGATCCGGGTGCTGCGAATCCGCGACGACGCGGTGAAGGGCTTCGCCCTGGGGCTGGCCGCCCACGGTTTTGGCACCGCCCAGGCCTTCACCATCGGCGCCAAGGCCGGCGCCTTTGCCGGTCTCGGCCTCGGCCTTGCGGGCCTCATCACTGCATTCCTGCTGCCCATGGTAGCCGGCCTGCTCCCACTCTAG
- a CDS encoding RNA pyrophosphohydrolase → MIDSDGFRPNVGIILTNAEGRVFWARRVGQDAWQFPQGGIKVDETPEQALFRELAEEVGLTEADVELIGGTGDWLRYYLPRHLIRRRHKPVCIGQKQRWFVLRLLCDEQRVKLDACAKPEFDHWQWVDYWRPMREVVFFKRHVYRKALHELAPLVFPDGAPEPPVAPPRRSGSGAQS, encoded by the coding sequence GTGATTGATTCCGATGGCTTTCGGCCAAATGTGGGTATCATCCTGACCAACGCGGAGGGGCGTGTCTTCTGGGCCCGTCGCGTGGGTCAGGACGCCTGGCAGTTTCCCCAGGGTGGCATCAAGGTCGACGAGACGCCGGAGCAGGCCCTGTTCCGGGAACTGGCCGAGGAAGTCGGCCTCACCGAGGCTGACGTCGAGCTGATCGGCGGCACGGGGGACTGGCTGCGGTACTACCTGCCACGGCATCTCATCCGGCGCCGTCACAAGCCGGTCTGCATCGGTCAGAAGCAGCGCTGGTTCGTGCTGCGCCTGTTGTGCGACGAGCAGCGGGTGAAGCTGGATGCCTGTGCCAAGCCGGAATTCGACCACTGGCAATGGGTCGACTACTGGCGGCCCATGCGGGAAGTGGTCTTCTTCAAGCGCCATGTCTATCGCAAGGCCTTGCATGAGCTTGCGCCGCTGGTATTTCCGGATGGTGCTCCCGAGCCACCCGTCGCTCCGCCACGGCGTTCGGGCTCCGGTGCGCAGAGTTAG
- a CDS encoding HAD family hydrolase, protein MTLAIFDLDNTLLKGDSDYLWGQFLVDRGLVDRDAHEAANRRFYEEYAAGTLDIERYLRFALAPLTRFDAAQLHDWRREFVQDYISPIILPAGRERLDEHAARGDTTMIITATNAFITDPIAELFGVDHLLATRPERIDGRYTGDWVGTPTFREGKVRALDEWLRDQGRGLDQSWFYSDSHNDLPLLERVPNPVAVDPDERLRRVAGERNWPILSFRDE, encoded by the coding sequence GTGACACTGGCGATTTTCGACCTCGACAACACCCTGCTGAAGGGCGACAGCGACTACCTCTGGGGGCAATTCCTGGTTGATCGCGGGCTGGTCGACCGCGACGCACACGAAGCGGCCAACCGCCGCTTCTATGAAGAGTATGCAGCCGGCACACTGGATATCGAGCGTTATCTGCGTTTCGCACTGGCGCCGCTGACACGGTTCGACGCCGCGCAACTGCACGACTGGCGCAGGGAGTTCGTGCAGGACTATATCTCGCCCATCATCCTGCCCGCCGGAAGGGAGCGGCTCGATGAACATGCCGCGCGGGGTGACACCACCATGATCATCACCGCCACCAACGCCTTTATCACAGACCCCATTGCCGAGCTCTTCGGCGTGGATCACCTCCTCGCCACCCGGCCCGAGCGCATTGACGGCCGCTACACTGGTGACTGGGTGGGAACGCCCACGTTCCGGGAGGGCAAGGTGCGTGCGCTGGACGAATGGCTGCGGGATCAGGGTCGGGGGCTCGATCAGAGCTGGTTCTACAGTGACTCCCATAATGACCTGCCTTTGCTCGAACGGGTACCAAACCCGGTGGCTGTTGATCCCGACGAACGCCTGCGCCGGGTTGCCGGGGAGCGCAACTGGCCGATACTCAGCTTCAGGGATGAATGA
- a CDS encoding sulfite exporter TauE/SafE family protein — protein sequence MEGMLWGELLALAIALLATGVVAGVLAGLLGVGGGIVIVPVLFHVFTLVDIDPSVRMHLAVGTSLAIIVPTSLRSAWSHYQHGTVDTPMLRKLLPSLFIGVLLGITLSALVSGRVLTGVFGVIAILVSLNMFRGGKPPKLTNEPPGGAAPHAIGGFIGTASTMMGIGGGTLSVPILDALRFPIHRSVGTAASIGTVISVPGCIGFIWAGWGVEATPPFSLGYVSLLGFALIAPLTVLCAPLGVKLAVSMNTARLKRAFAVFLFLTALSMLYTTITG from the coding sequence ATGGAAGGCATGCTGTGGGGCGAATTGCTCGCTCTGGCAATCGCCCTGCTTGCCACTGGCGTTGTGGCTGGAGTGCTGGCGGGCCTGCTCGGCGTTGGCGGCGGTATCGTCATCGTGCCAGTTCTGTTCCACGTGTTCACGCTTGTGGATATCGATCCCTCGGTGCGCATGCATCTGGCGGTGGGGACTTCGCTGGCCATCATCGTGCCCACCTCATTGCGATCGGCCTGGTCCCATTACCAGCACGGCACCGTGGATACGCCGATGTTGCGCAAGCTGTTGCCGAGCCTGTTCATCGGCGTACTCCTGGGAATCACGCTCAGTGCGTTGGTCTCCGGTCGTGTGCTCACCGGTGTTTTCGGTGTGATCGCGATCCTTGTGTCCCTGAACATGTTCCGCGGCGGCAAGCCGCCCAAGCTCACCAATGAGCCGCCGGGGGGCGCCGCTCCCCACGCCATCGGCGGATTTATTGGCACTGCATCCACCATGATGGGTATCGGTGGCGGCACACTGAGCGTGCCCATCCTGGATGCGCTGCGCTTTCCCATCCACCGCTCGGTGGGTACGGCGGCATCCATCGGTACCGTGATCTCGGTGCCGGGCTGTATCGGTTTCATCTGGGCGGGCTGGGGTGTCGAGGCGACACCGCCGTTCAGCCTGGGTTACGTAAGCCTGCTGGGCTTTGCCTTGATTGCTCCTTTGACCGTGCTCTGCGCGCCGCTGGGCGTGAAGCTGGCAGTGAGCATGAACACCGCGCGGCTGAAGCGGGCCTTCGCCGTGTTTCTGTTCCTGACCGCCCTCAGCATGCTCTACACCACGATCACCGGCTGA
- a CDS encoding CidA/LrgA family protein, which yields MLGGLIVILICQLAGEVVVQLLGMPVPGPVIGMVMLVGYLAARGGVDPGIKTVSDTLLRYLALLFVPAGVGLMVHFELVARDWIAIAAALLGSTVLALITTMLIMQFLTRRGEGE from the coding sequence ATGCTCGGCGGCCTGATCGTGATACTGATCTGCCAACTGGCAGGCGAAGTGGTGGTGCAGTTGCTCGGCATGCCGGTGCCCGGGCCGGTCATCGGCATGGTGATGCTGGTCGGCTATCTGGCTGCACGGGGCGGCGTCGACCCCGGCATCAAGACCGTCAGCGACACGCTGCTGCGCTACCTGGCCCTGCTGTTCGTTCCCGCCGGCGTGGGCCTGATGGTGCATTTCGAACTGGTGGCCAGGGACTGGATCGCCATAGCCGCCGCATTACTCGGCAGCACCGTGCTGGCGCTGATCACCACCATGCTGATCATGCAATTCCTCACCCGACGGGGTGAGGGAGAATGA
- a CDS encoding Lrp/AsnC family transcriptional regulator codes for MSMRTAILRLLIRNARMSYADMARELDCSRAYAREQVQKLVDDGVIEQFTVVLNPDKLGKTISAFLDVKVTPWRLEQTARELSDTPEVVSLYIMSDMKSLHIHTLTDSPEELDRFLRENLLGKEYITDLDCKMLMSRVKHRRGGPRL; via the coding sequence ATGAGCATGCGAACGGCAATACTGAGACTGCTGATCCGTAATGCGCGCATGTCGTACGCAGACATGGCGCGGGAACTTGATTGCTCCCGCGCCTATGCCCGGGAGCAGGTCCAGAAGCTGGTGGATGACGGGGTGATCGAGCAGTTCACGGTGGTGCTGAATCCGGACAAGCTCGGCAAGACCATTTCCGCCTTTCTCGACGTCAAGGTCACACCCTGGCGTCTGGAGCAGACGGCACGGGAGCTTTCAGACACGCCGGAGGTGGTAAGTCTCTACATCATGAGCGACATGAAGAGCCTGCACATCCACACCCTCACCGACTCCCCGGAGGAACTGGACCGCTTCCTGCGCGAAAACCTGCTGGGCAAGGAGTACATCACCGACCTGGACTGCAAGATGCTGATGTCCCGCGTCAAGCACCGGCGGGGCGGGCCCCGCCTGTGA
- a CDS encoding TRAP transporter substrate-binding protein, whose product MAFNRRKFLKLGGAAAATTAGTIGAPAILKAQETFNWRMTTTWPAGLPYYQTGPGSATDFARRVEEMSQGRIRIRVYAAGELIPAFDGFDAASSGRQVQLNHGCSYYWAGQSFAAQYFTTVPFGMTFQGFNAWLYHGGGNELWEEVYEPFNLKPFAVGCSGVQPMGWFRDPVESMDDFRGLNIRMPGLAGDVYNAVGANARLLPGGEIFPALERGAIDAAEWVGPYLDRELGLHNAASYYYSSGWHEPSTTSEIIINKDAWNSLPEDLQAVISNAAAACNVISHTWLEARNGEALDDLVNNHGVQFRQMPDDVINALFEATRDILTTEADRDPLVKKVNDAFWDFKIKHDRWQQDSETIFQTSLRDMGQNMI is encoded by the coding sequence ATGGCTTTTAACCGACGCAAGTTCCTGAAGCTGGGCGGCGCTGCCGCTGCTACCACGGCAGGCACCATCGGCGCACCGGCGATCCTCAAGGCGCAGGAGACCTTCAACTGGCGCATGACCACCACCTGGCCTGCTGGTCTTCCGTACTACCAGACGGGCCCTGGCAGTGCCACCGACTTCGCTCGCCGCGTTGAAGAGATGTCCCAGGGCCGCATCCGCATCCGCGTCTATGCCGCTGGCGAACTGATCCCCGCCTTCGACGGCTTCGACGCCGCCTCCAGCGGTCGCCAGGTCCAGCTTAACCACGGCTGCTCCTACTACTGGGCCGGCCAGTCCTTCGCCGCCCAGTATTTCACCACGGTGCCCTTTGGCATGACCTTCCAGGGCTTCAACGCCTGGCTGTACCACGGCGGTGGCAACGAGTTGTGGGAAGAGGTCTATGAGCCCTTCAACCTCAAGCCCTTTGCCGTCGGCTGCAGCGGCGTGCAGCCCATGGGCTGGTTCCGTGACCCGGTGGAGAGCATGGACGACTTCCGTGGCCTCAACATCCGCATGCCGGGCCTCGCCGGTGATGTCTACAACGCCGTCGGCGCCAATGCCCGCCTGCTGCCCGGCGGTGAAATCTTCCCGGCCCTCGAGCGTGGCGCCATCGACGCGGCGGAATGGGTCGGCCCCTACCTGGACCGTGAACTCGGCCTGCACAACGCGGCGAGCTACTACTACTCCTCGGGCTGGCACGAGCCGTCCACCACCAGCGAGATCATCATCAACAAGGATGCCTGGAATTCGCTGCCGGAAGACCTGCAGGCCGTTATCAGCAACGCTGCAGCCGCCTGTAACGTCATCTCCCATACCTGGCTCGAGGCCCGCAACGGCGAGGCCCTGGATGACCTGGTGAACAACCATGGCGTGCAGTTCCGGCAGATGCCCGACGATGTCATCAACGCCCTGTTCGAGGCGACCCGCGACATCCTCACCACCGAGGCCGACCGTGATCCCCTGGTGAAGAAGGTCAACGACGCCTTCTGGGACTTCAAGATCAAGCACGACCGCTGGCAGCAGGACAGCGAAACCATCTTCCAGACCAGCCTGCGCGACATGGGTCAGAACATGATCTGA
- a CDS encoding TRAP transporter large permease → MPLEYYALGMIIAFFVLVLTGMPVGFAIAAVGFLFGFIGFDGWLFELLPSRIYGVINNTTLLAIPLFVFMGVMLERSRIAERMLDVIGHLCGGLPGGMALAVILVGVLLGAATGIVGAAIVTLTLMALPTLVRRGYKKTVACGTICAAGTLGQIIPPSLVLLVLADIMNLSVGSLFAAALMPGLMLSGMYLIYLLGLAYFFAADVPAIDEAERSTINRLELFKDVCKVVIPPLLLVIAVLGSIIGGIAAPTEAASVGAVGALLLTAVSGRLTRPVFSETVSTSVRISCMIFFVLIASQVFALAFRGLDGEFLIEAMFDWVPGGMYATLIFMLLLIFVLGFFLEWIQISFIAVPLFLPFLTGTADISMVWVAILIAMMLQTSFLTPPFGWSLLFMKGVAPPSITTGDIYRGAIPFVLIQVIAVGLLLAFPGLVLWLPELIGW, encoded by the coding sequence ATGCCATTGGAATACTATGCACTGGGCATGATCATTGCCTTCTTCGTGCTGGTGCTCACCGGCATGCCGGTGGGCTTCGCCATCGCCGCCGTCGGCTTCCTGTTCGGCTTTATCGGCTTTGACGGCTGGCTGTTCGAGCTGCTGCCCTCGCGCATCTACGGCGTGATCAACAACACTACGCTGCTGGCCATCCCGCTGTTCGTGTTCATGGGCGTCATGCTGGAGCGCTCGCGGATTGCCGAGCGCATGCTCGACGTGATCGGTCACCTCTGCGGTGGCCTGCCCGGTGGCATGGCCCTGGCGGTGATCCTGGTGGGGGTGCTGCTGGGTGCGGCCACGGGGATCGTGGGCGCGGCGATCGTTACGCTGACCCTGATGGCGCTGCCCACCCTGGTGCGTCGCGGCTACAAGAAGACCGTGGCCTGCGGCACGATTTGCGCTGCCGGTACGCTGGGGCAGATCATTCCGCCAAGCCTGGTGCTGCTGGTGCTGGCGGACATCATGAATCTCTCCGTGGGCAGTCTGTTCGCCGCCGCCCTGATGCCCGGCCTCATGCTCTCCGGCATGTACCTCATCTACCTGCTGGGCCTGGCCTATTTCTTCGCCGCGGACGTGCCCGCCATCGACGAGGCGGAGCGCTCGACCATCAACCGACTGGAGCTGTTCAAGGACGTCTGCAAGGTGGTCATACCGCCGCTGCTGCTGGTCATTGCAGTGCTGGGTTCGATCATCGGCGGTATCGCCGCACCCACCGAGGCGGCTTCTGTCGGCGCCGTCGGCGCGCTCCTGCTGACCGCGGTTTCCGGTCGTCTGACCCGGCCGGTGTTCAGCGAAACCGTTAGCACCTCGGTCCGAATCAGCTGCATGATCTTCTTCGTGCTGATTGCCTCCCAGGTGTTCGCGCTGGCGTTCCGTGGGCTGGACGGCGAGTTCCTCATCGAGGCCATGTTCGACTGGGTACCGGGCGGCATGTACGCCACCCTGATCTTCATGCTGCTGTTGATCTTCGTGCTTGGTTTCTTCCTTGAGTGGATTCAGATCTCGTTCATTGCCGTGCCGCTGTTCCTGCCGTTCTTGACGGGCACTGCCGATATCTCCATGGTCTGGGTCGCCATACTCATTGCCATGATGCTTCAGACATCTTTCCTCACGCCACCATTCGGATGGTCGCTGCTGTTCATGAAAGGGGTGGCTCCGCCGTCGATCACCACGGGGGATATCTATCGCGGTGCGATACCCTTCGTGCTGATCCAGGTCATTGCCGTGGGCCTGCTGCTTGCCTTCCCCGGTCTGGTGCTCTGGCTACCCGAGCTTATCGGCTGGTAG